One window from the genome of Equus quagga isolate Etosha38 chromosome 6, UCLA_HA_Equagga_1.0, whole genome shotgun sequence encodes:
- the METTL21C gene encoding protein-lysine methyltransferase METTL21C isoform X1, with protein MIPTARSPFVKQFSPLQPAPIMDVCLSSEQQPGHLNEGPSTPDGWLEAKEEGVLHEDGTGGPPGESNKIEPSLQSLQKFVPTDYASYTQEHYLFAGKKIVIQESIESYGAVVWPGATALCQYLEEHTEELNLQDAKILEIGAGPGLVSIVASILGAQVTATDLPDVLGNLQYNLLKNTLKCTAHLPEVKELVWGEGLEQNFPKSSFYYDYVLASDVVYHHYFLDKLLTTMVYLCQPGTVLLWANKFRFSTDYEFLDKFKQVFDTTLLAEFPEASVKLFKGTLRWD; from the exons ATGATCCCAACAGCCAGGTCGCCTTTTGTGAAACAG ttctctcctctccagccgGCTCCAATTATGGATGTGTGTCTGAGCTCCGAGCAGCAGCCCGGGCACCTGAACGAAGGACCGAGCACCCCAGATGGCTGGTTAGAGGCGAAGGAGGAGGGGGTGCTCCACGAAGATGGCACCGGCGGACCCCCAGGAG AGTCTAACAAGATAGAACCATCTCTTCAGAGTCTCCAGAAATTTGTTCCTACTGATTATGCCAGCTACACTCAGGAGCACTATCTGTTTGCAGGCAAGAAGATTGTCATTCAAGAATCGATAGAGAGTTACGGAGCGGTGGTGTGGCCAGGG GCAACGGCTCTGTGTCAGTATTTGGAGGAACACACAGAGGAACTGAATCTCCAAGATGCTAAAATACTTGAAATTGGTGCTGGACCAGGCCTTGTTTCCATTGTGGCCAGTATTTTag gAGCTCAAGTCACAGCAACGGATTTGCCTGATGTCCTAGGAAACCTTCAATACAATCTTTTAAAGAACACACTAAAATGTACAGCACATCTGCCTGAAGTGAAAGAACTGGTGTGGGGAGAGGGCTTGGAACAAAACTTCCCCAAGTCAAGTTTTTATTACGATTACGTTCTGGCCTCTGACGTGGTCTACCACCATTACTTCCTGGACAAGCTGCTCACCACCATGGTGTACCTTTGTCAGCCAGGGACGGTGTTGCTTTGGGCAAACAAGTTCAGATTCAGCACCGATTATGAATTTTTAGATAAATTCAAGCAAGTTTTTGATACAACACTCTTGGCCGAATTTCCAGAGGCATCAGTCAAACTTTTTAAAGGAACACTAAGATGGGACTAA
- the METTL21C gene encoding protein-lysine methyltransferase METTL21C isoform X2, which produces MDVCLSSEQQPGHLNEGPSTPDGWLEAKEEGVLHEDGTGGPPGESNKIEPSLQSLQKFVPTDYASYTQEHYLFAGKKIVIQESIESYGAVVWPGATALCQYLEEHTEELNLQDAKILEIGAGPGLVSIVASILGAQVTATDLPDVLGNLQYNLLKNTLKCTAHLPEVKELVWGEGLEQNFPKSSFYYDYVLASDVVYHHYFLDKLLTTMVYLCQPGTVLLWANKFRFSTDYEFLDKFKQVFDTTLLAEFPEASVKLFKGTLRWD; this is translated from the exons ATGGATGTGTGTCTGAGCTCCGAGCAGCAGCCCGGGCACCTGAACGAAGGACCGAGCACCCCAGATGGCTGGTTAGAGGCGAAGGAGGAGGGGGTGCTCCACGAAGATGGCACCGGCGGACCCCCAGGAG AGTCTAACAAGATAGAACCATCTCTTCAGAGTCTCCAGAAATTTGTTCCTACTGATTATGCCAGCTACACTCAGGAGCACTATCTGTTTGCAGGCAAGAAGATTGTCATTCAAGAATCGATAGAGAGTTACGGAGCGGTGGTGTGGCCAGGG GCAACGGCTCTGTGTCAGTATTTGGAGGAACACACAGAGGAACTGAATCTCCAAGATGCTAAAATACTTGAAATTGGTGCTGGACCAGGCCTTGTTTCCATTGTGGCCAGTATTTTag gAGCTCAAGTCACAGCAACGGATTTGCCTGATGTCCTAGGAAACCTTCAATACAATCTTTTAAAGAACACACTAAAATGTACAGCACATCTGCCTGAAGTGAAAGAACTGGTGTGGGGAGAGGGCTTGGAACAAAACTTCCCCAAGTCAAGTTTTTATTACGATTACGTTCTGGCCTCTGACGTGGTCTACCACCATTACTTCCTGGACAAGCTGCTCACCACCATGGTGTACCTTTGTCAGCCAGGGACGGTGTTGCTTTGGGCAAACAAGTTCAGATTCAGCACCGATTATGAATTTTTAGATAAATTCAAGCAAGTTTTTGATACAACACTCTTGGCCGAATTTCCAGAGGCATCAGTCAAACTTTTTAAAGGAACACTAAGATGGGACTAA